A single window of Microbacterium oryzae DNA harbors:
- a CDS encoding G8 domain-containing protein: MRFWMKAAPRRRAAFAGATTLAVSALIVGLLAFGPTQAAPPAAADPVGSTAQRCENARSWSSPATWRGAVPRRGQDVTLPQGRAVSVDVDVPHLGRVEVPEGAALCFPDRDTVFSAREIIVHGALQAGTAARPLQSEVTIKLEGGTPDDDYELTGRAAHAIEAYSGTHHGHCTADGNCLHIGPSAGTNLLLAANGGSIELHGEDVGRTWTQLARTAAAGSDMLELVDPVGWSAGDEIVVASSGVDWREAEPVRVEAVSGDGRTVQLSSALERSHSSVETCQSADGETRCAAERAEVGLLTHNVKVAGPDEPVDGFGGQIMIAAGGTIDTAYTELVRLGQKGLIGHYPIHFHVTGDGGADSQVADISMHHSLNRQITIHGTNGVRVSRTVSYLTFGHSFMLEDGFETRNELTDNLVIGSQFDPDPEQRVRVSDRTPSEFWVPNADNDLRGNHAAGGDGSGIWIDFGTDNHNVVEAQRGIFGVLDDNVAHSHDSPEAGRPDHEESNGIFVGGYIGDPPERFRAFRNSAWKNSGTGFWVDGPIDFTDSTGANNGMGATLQGSVMRGGLLLGETENTAGDPAATELFPYGDGILRAYHGASDYDDVWLGGFGGTPLTANYSAISDGGAGISDHPMRVRDLRFFGEGYRVLFDACPATVDGSTVWGQCYWGPEHGGNAHALVDLDGSIREDGQPVTYTNAAPFMREGDEFLYPQSGETPFGPTARGLITSSEHRYIEISPRDPVEGLTLTRESDGATASGAGWNMIELGERYRVDGPLRRFSIGGNYAGEVELAIDLDAPPSEVARGSALDGGDGVAQEEASSLDALGEDGAWWWENGVLYLHVDIDGEDVPFGRAGDETTLDYHEGPVWSIAP; the protein is encoded by the coding sequence ATGCGATTCTGGATGAAGGCGGCGCCACGGCGCCGCGCGGCCTTTGCCGGCGCGACGACGCTCGCGGTGAGCGCGCTCATCGTCGGCCTGCTCGCGTTCGGCCCGACGCAGGCCGCTCCTCCTGCCGCGGCCGACCCCGTCGGCTCGACCGCGCAGCGATGCGAGAACGCTCGTTCCTGGAGCTCCCCGGCGACCTGGCGCGGAGCCGTCCCTCGGAGAGGCCAGGACGTGACCCTGCCCCAGGGGCGCGCGGTCTCGGTGGACGTGGACGTGCCGCACCTCGGTCGCGTCGAGGTGCCCGAGGGGGCGGCACTCTGCTTCCCCGACCGCGACACCGTCTTCAGTGCGAGGGAGATCATCGTCCACGGCGCGCTGCAGGCGGGCACCGCCGCACGGCCGCTCCAGAGCGAGGTCACGATCAAGCTCGAGGGCGGGACGCCGGACGACGACTATGAGCTGACGGGCCGGGCAGCGCACGCGATCGAGGCGTACAGCGGCACCCATCACGGACACTGCACCGCGGACGGGAACTGCCTGCATATCGGACCCAGCGCCGGGACGAATCTGCTGCTCGCCGCCAACGGCGGCTCCATCGAGCTGCACGGCGAGGACGTGGGGCGCACGTGGACCCAGCTGGCGCGGACGGCGGCCGCGGGCAGCGACATGCTCGAACTCGTCGATCCCGTCGGCTGGAGCGCCGGAGACGAGATCGTCGTCGCCAGCAGCGGTGTCGACTGGCGGGAAGCGGAGCCCGTCCGCGTCGAGGCGGTATCCGGCGACGGACGGACCGTTCAACTGAGCTCGGCTCTCGAGCGCTCCCACAGCAGCGTCGAGACCTGCCAGAGCGCGGACGGCGAGACCCGATGCGCGGCAGAGCGGGCGGAGGTGGGTCTGCTGACCCACAACGTGAAGGTGGCGGGGCCGGACGAGCCTGTCGACGGGTTCGGGGGACAGATCATGATCGCCGCAGGCGGCACGATCGACACCGCGTACACGGAGCTCGTCCGCCTCGGGCAGAAGGGCCTGATCGGGCATTATCCGATCCACTTCCACGTGACCGGCGACGGCGGCGCCGACTCCCAGGTCGCCGACATCAGCATGCACCACAGCCTGAACCGGCAGATCACGATCCATGGCACGAATGGCGTGCGGGTCAGCCGCACGGTCTCCTACCTCACGTTCGGCCACAGCTTCATGCTCGAGGACGGCTTCGAGACACGGAACGAGCTCACCGACAACCTCGTGATCGGGAGCCAGTTCGATCCGGACCCCGAGCAGCGTGTGCGGGTCTCGGACCGGACCCCTTCAGAGTTCTGGGTGCCCAACGCGGACAACGATCTGCGTGGCAACCACGCCGCCGGCGGCGACGGCTCGGGGATCTGGATCGACTTCGGAACCGACAACCACAACGTCGTCGAGGCCCAGCGCGGAATCTTCGGCGTGTTGGATGACAACGTCGCCCACTCCCACGACTCGCCGGAGGCGGGCCGCCCCGACCACGAGGAGAGCAACGGCATCTTCGTGGGCGGGTACATCGGCGATCCCCCTGAACGGTTCCGCGCGTTCCGCAACAGCGCCTGGAAGAACTCCGGCACGGGGTTCTGGGTGGACGGGCCGATCGACTTCACCGACAGCACCGGCGCGAACAACGGTATGGGAGCCACACTCCAGGGGTCCGTCATGCGCGGTGGGCTGCTGCTGGGGGAGACGGAGAACACCGCGGGGGATCCCGCCGCCACGGAGTTGTTCCCCTACGGCGACGGCATCTTGCGCGCGTATCACGGGGCGTCCGACTACGACGACGTGTGGCTCGGCGGCTTCGGAGGAACGCCGTTGACGGCCAACTACTCCGCGATCAGCGACGGCGGCGCGGGCATCTCAGACCATCCGATGCGGGTGCGCGACCTCCGCTTCTTCGGCGAGGGCTACCGGGTCCTGTTCGACGCCTGCCCCGCCACTGTCGATGGGAGCACCGTGTGGGGACAGTGCTACTGGGGGCCCGAGCACGGCGGGAACGCCCACGCGCTGGTGGATCTGGACGGGTCCATCCGTGAGGACGGACAGCCCGTGACGTACACGAACGCGGCTCCCTTCATGCGCGAGGGTGACGAGTTCCTCTACCCGCAGAGCGGCGAGACGCCGTTCGGGCCGACAGCTCGCGGTCTCATCACGTCGTCGGAGCACCGCTACATCGAGATCTCCCCGAGGGACCCCGTGGAGGGGTTGACGCTCACGCGGGAGAGCGACGGGGCGACGGCGTCCGGAGCAGGCTGGAACATGATCGAGCTGGGCGAGCGCTACCGCGTGGACGGACCGCTGCGTCGGTTCAGCATCGGCGGCAACTACGCTGGCGAGGTCGAGTTGGCGATCGATCTCGACGCCCCGCCGAGCGAGGTCGCCCGCGGCAGCGCGCTCGACGGCGGCGACGGCGTCGCCCAGGAGGAGGCGTCCAGCCTCGACGCGCTCGGCGAGGACGGCGCCTGGTGGTGGGAGAACGGCGTCCTGTATCTCCACGTCGACATCGACGGCGAGGACGTCCCGTTCGGTCGCGCCGGCGACGAGACCACGCTCGACTATCACGAGGGCCCGGTTTGGAGCATCGCTCCCTGA
- a CDS encoding glycosyltransferase, with translation MHSGVTAEIENEQAAGRFHRDGSVDVAVLVVTYRNAAHIDALVADLRREAGTVSLRVIVADNSSADDTLAVARRHDDVIAVATGGNLGYSGGLNVAMSHAGAAEAVLVLNPDLRVVEGAVGALLRRLRYDRRIGAVVPLIHDEDGEIYPSLRREPTLVRACADGALGRIWQSRPAPLSEYVRSSDAYRRAHPIEWATGAAILVRRDAAAAVGSWDERFFLYSEETDFQRRLRDAGFQIWFEPEAIVVHEGSGSGTSADLVALTIVNRVRYVDKHAPRQAEAFRAAVVVGEQLRRDPSHSRARWALARRSRWAELPRAERDPISPAEYPAASIIIPAHNEAAVIERTLRPLSSLAEAGAIEVLVVCNGCNDDTAARARAVPGVRVFETPVASKTSALNLGDDHATRWPRIYLDADIRVSPEALEPVIRALADGTSLAGRPAFRVNTEEASPLVHAYYRARDRMPSTSGALWGAGAYGLSEEGHGRLGRFPDVTADDLYVDRLFGASEKALPAGAPVEVMPPRSADALVRVLTRNRRGPAEQGVETASSSLRELARTIAGPLTAADALVYAGFAVAGRIKGNRAARDGRTSWERDESSREAAAAMPTAAVDHVILTRFNLPTPGPESLVRAREGWLRERIDLFERYTVPSVSRQTEKGFRWIVYLDPQSPSWLLERLAPHVEAGLFTALYRESVSWQDVAVDARSLTGASGSILLTTNLDNDDAIADDFVERLQALARRHPRAALFLGRGIIAHGDEVYLRRDDENAFCSVAEPWDAPVTAWRDWHTLLHDHLPVVTDGGRPAWLQVVHGGNVSNRVRGVRVSPFAYRALFGDLLDELPAPPRGTVAFDRLVRSPARFSRETVRGLGKRAFVAVAGKDGLDRLKARMAGQ, from the coding sequence ATGCATTCCGGTGTCACCGCAGAGATCGAGAACGAGCAGGCCGCGGGCCGGTTTCACCGGGACGGGTCGGTGGACGTGGCCGTGCTGGTCGTCACCTACCGCAACGCCGCGCACATCGATGCGCTCGTTGCCGACCTCCGCCGGGAGGCCGGGACTGTCTCGCTTCGTGTCATCGTCGCTGACAATTCCTCCGCGGACGACACGCTGGCTGTCGCGCGCCGGCACGACGACGTGATCGCCGTCGCAACCGGCGGCAACCTGGGCTACTCCGGCGGCCTCAACGTCGCGATGTCGCACGCGGGCGCGGCCGAGGCGGTGCTCGTGCTGAACCCCGATCTCCGAGTGGTCGAGGGTGCCGTCGGCGCCCTGCTGCGGCGGCTGCGGTACGACCGGCGCATCGGCGCCGTCGTTCCCCTGATCCATGACGAGGACGGCGAGATCTATCCGTCGCTGCGGCGGGAGCCCACTCTGGTGCGGGCGTGCGCCGACGGCGCCCTCGGCCGCATCTGGCAGAGCCGACCGGCACCGCTGTCGGAGTACGTCCGCTCTTCGGACGCGTACCGGCGCGCGCACCCGATCGAATGGGCCACCGGAGCGGCCATCCTCGTCCGTCGCGATGCGGCCGCGGCGGTCGGATCCTGGGACGAGCGCTTCTTCCTGTACTCGGAGGAGACGGATTTCCAGCGGCGCCTGCGCGATGCGGGCTTCCAGATCTGGTTCGAACCGGAGGCCATCGTCGTGCACGAGGGCAGCGGCTCCGGCACCTCGGCCGACCTCGTGGCCTTGACCATCGTCAACCGCGTGCGCTACGTGGACAAGCACGCTCCGCGCCAGGCGGAGGCGTTCCGTGCGGCGGTCGTCGTCGGCGAGCAGCTCCGTCGGGACCCCAGCCACTCCCGGGCGAGGTGGGCGCTCGCACGCCGCTCGCGGTGGGCGGAGCTGCCGCGCGCCGAGCGCGACCCGATCTCCCCTGCGGAGTACCCCGCAGCTTCGATCATCATCCCTGCACACAACGAGGCCGCCGTGATCGAGCGCACGCTCCGCCCCCTCTCCTCCCTCGCCGAAGCCGGCGCCATCGAAGTGCTCGTCGTCTGCAACGGCTGCAACGACGACACGGCCGCCCGTGCGCGCGCCGTCCCCGGCGTCCGCGTCTTCGAGACTCCCGTCGCCTCGAAGACGTCGGCGCTGAACCTCGGCGATGACCATGCGACGCGCTGGCCCCGGATCTATCTCGACGCGGACATCCGCGTCTCCCCGGAGGCTCTCGAGCCGGTGATCCGGGCGCTCGCGGACGGCACCTCGCTCGCCGGCCGCCCCGCATTCCGCGTCAATACGGAGGAGGCATCCCCCCTCGTCCACGCGTACTACCGCGCTCGGGATCGCATGCCGTCCACGAGCGGCGCCCTCTGGGGAGCCGGCGCCTACGGACTGAGCGAGGAGGGACACGGCCGGCTCGGTCGCTTTCCCGACGTCACCGCCGACGACCTCTACGTGGACCGGCTCTTCGGTGCGTCGGAGAAGGCCCTGCCGGCGGGTGCGCCCGTCGAGGTCATGCCCCCGCGCAGCGCGGACGCTCTCGTCCGGGTGCTGACCCGCAACCGTCGTGGACCGGCGGAGCAGGGCGTCGAGACGGCGTCTTCCAGTCTCCGCGAGCTTGCGCGCACCATCGCCGGCCCGCTCACGGCGGCCGATGCCCTCGTCTATGCCGGGTTCGCCGTCGCGGGTCGGATCAAGGGCAACCGCGCAGCGCGCGACGGCCGGACGAGCTGGGAGCGAGACGAATCCTCTCGTGAAGCCGCGGCAGCCATGCCGACGGCCGCGGTCGACCACGTGATCCTCACGCGCTTCAATCTGCCGACGCCCGGCCCCGAGAGCCTCGTCCGCGCACGGGAGGGATGGCTGCGCGAACGCATCGACCTCTTCGAGCGCTACACGGTGCCCTCCGTCTCACGTCAGACGGAGAAGGGCTTCCGCTGGATCGTCTACCTCGACCCGCAGAGCCCCTCGTGGCTGCTGGAGCGCCTCGCTCCGCACGTCGAAGCCGGTCTGTTCACCGCGCTCTACCGAGAGTCCGTGTCGTGGCAGGACGTAGCCGTCGACGCCCGATCCCTCACCGGCGCGAGCGGGTCCATCCTGCTCACGACCAACCTCGACAACGACGACGCGATCGCCGACGACTTCGTCGAGCGCCTGCAGGCCCTCGCGCGCAGGCACCCGCGTGCCGCGCTGTTCCTCGGCCGAGGGATCATCGCCCACGGCGACGAGGTGTACCTGCGCCGCGACGATGAGAACGCGTTCTGCAGCGTGGCCGAGCCGTGGGACGCGCCGGTCACGGCGTGGCGCGACTGGCACACCCTGCTGCACGACCATCTCCCGGTCGTGACCGATGGCGGACGGCCGGCCTGGCTGCAAGTCGTGCACGGCGGAAACGTCAGCAATCGCGTGCGCGGCGTGCGGGTGTCCCCCTTCGCCTACCGCGCGCTGTTCGGCGACCTCCTGGATGAGCTGCCGGCCCCGCCGCGCGGCACGGTGGCGTTCGATCGCCTGGTGCGCTCCCCCGCGCGCTTCTCGCGGGAGACAGTGCGCGGCCTCGGCAAGCGCGCGTTCGTGGCCGTGGCCGGCAAGGACGGCCTCGACCGGCTCAAGGCGAGGATGGCGGGGCAGTGA
- a CDS encoding glycosyltransferase family 1 protein — translation MSSVGIPAAPAPRAPRRRLLARLRGRTPGYLLRFAALRVHDRLDAERLRFPVREEDLADSRLLQPFEVRPVPTDRAARVAWVIQPPSAGSGGHTTLFRMVRAAADAGYDSTLLLYDRHDGDIDYYRDVIRAAWPWLQDVAVERADKQIVGYDAVVASSWSTAHVIATRAREGRRLYFIQDYEPFFTPRGSEYAYAEDSYRLGFRNLALGEMVHGLLRDELGAASDLIPFGLDTETYRAPDVAGARRGVAWYAKRGNDRRGYSHAVRALEIFHSRHPEEPIHIYGDVVSDATFPAINHGSLSPSGLNALYGSVVAGLALSFTNVSLVPEEMLAAGAIPVVNDDRYARMVLGNSEVVWAHATPAALAEALGAVVEREDRAQHAAAAAASVAGRSWSPGTEALLRVLRSELG, via the coding sequence GTGAGCTCCGTCGGCATCCCCGCGGCTCCCGCACCCCGCGCTCCGCGTCGACGACTGCTCGCGCGGCTGCGCGGGCGCACGCCCGGTTACCTGCTGCGCTTCGCCGCGTTGCGCGTGCACGATCGACTGGACGCCGAACGGCTCCGCTTTCCCGTCCGCGAGGAGGATCTCGCGGATTCGCGACTGCTGCAGCCATTCGAGGTCCGCCCGGTCCCGACCGACCGCGCCGCCCGCGTGGCGTGGGTGATCCAGCCTCCGAGCGCGGGCTCCGGCGGTCACACGACCCTGTTCCGGATGGTCCGCGCGGCAGCGGACGCCGGATACGACAGCACGCTCCTCCTCTACGACCGGCATGACGGCGACATCGACTATTACCGCGATGTCATCCGGGCCGCCTGGCCCTGGCTCCAGGACGTGGCCGTCGAGCGCGCCGACAAGCAGATCGTCGGATACGACGCCGTCGTGGCATCGAGTTGGTCGACAGCGCATGTCATCGCGACGCGGGCCCGCGAGGGACGTCGTCTCTACTTCATCCAGGACTACGAGCCGTTCTTCACCCCCCGCGGATCGGAGTACGCGTACGCGGAGGACTCGTACCGGCTCGGCTTCCGCAACCTCGCTCTCGGAGAGATGGTGCACGGCCTGCTGCGCGACGAGCTCGGCGCGGCCAGCGACCTGATCCCCTTCGGTCTCGACACCGAGACCTACCGCGCGCCCGATGTGGCCGGCGCGCGGCGCGGCGTCGCCTGGTATGCCAAGCGTGGGAACGACCGCCGCGGGTACTCGCATGCCGTGCGGGCTCTGGAGATCTTCCACTCCCGTCACCCGGAGGAGCCCATTCACATCTACGGGGACGTCGTGTCCGACGCGACGTTCCCCGCGATCAATCACGGGAGCCTCTCGCCCAGCGGGCTGAACGCGCTCTACGGCTCGGTCGTGGCGGGGCTCGCGCTGTCGTTCACGAACGTCTCGCTCGTTCCCGAGGAGATGCTCGCGGCGGGCGCCATCCCCGTGGTCAACGACGACCGCTACGCACGGATGGTCCTCGGCAACTCTGAGGTCGTGTGGGCGCATGCGACGCCGGCAGCGCTGGCTGAGGCGCTGGGCGCCGTGGTCGAGCGCGAGGACCGCGCCCAGCACGCGGCGGCGGCGGCGGCGAGTGTCGCCGGTCGCTCCTGGAGTCCCGGCACCGAGGCGCTGCTGCGCGTGCTGCGGAGCGAGCTCGGCTGA
- a CDS encoding O-antigen ligase family protein, producing the protein MDAVTMLTIYLVLLFAFPSNLALSALGGLGRPSFLWGLVLMLWWTMSRLQARGIAVRPTSQPVRLAFGALVVVLLLGFAAALLRGQPEDQISTAFMAVARLVSWAGVFLVAIDGISTMRDLTKLTRRIVVGGALLALLGLAQFATDQPLIGFLDGLPGFTGSATGLADRGGFTRSSATATHPLEYATVLAACVPLAVAAAIARAPERAKSGRARWWFALALLALGCFLAVSRSALIGFAVAVMATIPALPSRYRAVVIFGTGFLAAAAVVAIPGLFGTLSGMFAGGASNDSSTQSRVAALELLPFFLSGSPVLGAGFGTFLPRYYIFDNQWALSTAETGIAGVAALALFILAAVASAFAVRRQSPHQDAQLYGRVLAAAMLAVAVVLAFFDGLSFPMAGGMLFLLAGLCGSIRSIGHADSEFMRGMAPGRTARTHMLGMRLTPDAPVSAIRRATGLTQG; encoded by the coding sequence GTGGACGCCGTGACCATGCTCACGATCTACCTCGTCCTGCTGTTCGCCTTTCCGTCCAATCTCGCCCTCTCGGCGCTGGGAGGGCTCGGCCGGCCGTCCTTCCTCTGGGGCCTGGTGCTCATGCTGTGGTGGACGATGAGCCGGCTGCAGGCACGGGGGATCGCGGTGCGTCCGACCTCGCAGCCGGTGCGGCTGGCATTCGGCGCACTCGTAGTCGTACTGCTGCTGGGCTTCGCCGCAGCGCTGCTGCGCGGGCAGCCGGAGGATCAGATCAGCACCGCCTTCATGGCGGTGGCCAGGCTCGTCTCGTGGGCCGGCGTCTTCCTCGTCGCCATCGACGGGATCTCCACGATGCGCGACCTGACGAAGCTGACGCGACGGATCGTCGTCGGCGGCGCGCTGCTGGCTCTGCTCGGGCTGGCGCAGTTCGCCACGGATCAGCCGCTGATCGGCTTCCTCGACGGGCTTCCCGGCTTCACCGGGAGCGCGACGGGGCTCGCGGACCGCGGTGGCTTCACCCGGTCGTCGGCCACCGCGACCCACCCCCTGGAATACGCGACCGTGCTCGCGGCGTGCGTGCCGCTCGCGGTCGCCGCGGCCATCGCCCGCGCGCCCGAACGTGCGAAGTCCGGGCGCGCGCGCTGGTGGTTCGCCCTCGCGCTCCTCGCCCTGGGGTGCTTCCTCGCCGTCTCGCGCTCGGCGCTCATCGGCTTCGCCGTTGCGGTGATGGCCACCATCCCCGCTCTGCCGAGCCGCTATCGCGCCGTCGTCATCTTCGGCACGGGCTTCCTCGCGGCTGCCGCGGTCGTCGCCATACCGGGCCTGTTCGGCACGCTGAGCGGGATGTTCGCCGGCGGCGCCTCCAACGACTCGAGCACGCAGTCGCGGGTGGCGGCGCTCGAGCTGCTGCCCTTCTTCCTGTCGGGGTCGCCCGTGCTCGGCGCGGGCTTCGGGACGTTCCTTCCGCGCTATTACATCTTCGACAACCAGTGGGCGCTGAGCACGGCCGAGACGGGCATCGCCGGCGTCGCCGCACTGGCTCTGTTCATCCTCGCCGCCGTGGCCAGCGCCTTCGCCGTCAGGCGGCAGTCGCCCCACCAGGATGCTCAGCTCTACGGGCGCGTGCTCGCGGCGGCCATGTTGGCCGTCGCGGTCGTGCTGGCCTTCTTCGACGGTCTCTCCTTTCCGATGGCCGGCGGGATGCTGTTCCTGCTCGCGGGGCTGTGCGGCTCCATCCGCTCGATCGGGCATGCCGATTCCGAGTTCATGCGGGGGATGGCCCCGGGCCGCACGGCACGGACGCACATGCTGGGGATGCGCCTCACCCCCGACGCCCCGGTGTCGGCGATCCGCCGCGCGACCGGCCTCACCCAGGGGTGA
- a CDS encoding glycosyltransferase family 4 protein: MSGERTRVLLIPNALFFPPYPDELPELRARGAQPSAWITDVDADIHYLDQRLRTNPPRWLHAVYRRLPIWMVQVLEAYRVGDRYDVVFCWSVADVALVLASLLKLTRRRMPVVALLTRVSEPKKAILLKRVHSHLARIILPPAAQREFAVEELGVPADKLVALPWTLDVDFWRARRDVAQTTISAAGGEMRDYATLVAALEGTGIPCHIAGVLDTGRPDWWNAGEVDRAGEESVPDNVTFGTMPPVELRALYERSRFVIVPLQPTTSDNGITSMNEAWAMGRAVIVSAVEGQRDAFVHGVEGLWVPQGDVAALRRAIVELWNDPERAAEMGRRGRALAERRSHAVFSEGIGRVLSEVAGSEHGDKERARDRA; encoded by the coding sequence ATGAGCGGCGAGCGCACGCGTGTGCTTCTGATCCCGAATGCCCTCTTCTTCCCCCCGTACCCCGACGAGCTGCCCGAGCTCCGTGCGCGGGGCGCGCAGCCCTCCGCTTGGATCACGGACGTCGACGCCGACATCCACTACCTGGACCAGCGCCTGCGCACGAACCCGCCGCGGTGGCTTCACGCGGTCTACCGCCGGCTGCCGATCTGGATGGTGCAGGTGCTGGAGGCGTACCGCGTCGGTGATCGCTACGACGTCGTCTTCTGCTGGAGCGTTGCGGACGTGGCGCTCGTGCTCGCGTCCCTGCTCAAGCTCACGCGCCGTCGCATGCCCGTGGTCGCATTGCTCACCCGGGTGTCGGAGCCCAAGAAGGCGATTCTGCTGAAGCGCGTCCACTCGCACCTGGCGAGGATCATCCTTCCGCCCGCAGCTCAGCGGGAGTTCGCAGTCGAGGAGCTCGGCGTGCCGGCGGACAAGCTCGTCGCGCTCCCCTGGACTCTCGATGTCGACTTCTGGCGCGCGCGTCGCGACGTCGCGCAGACGACGATCTCGGCGGCCGGGGGCGAGATGCGCGACTACGCGACCCTCGTCGCCGCGCTCGAAGGCACCGGCATCCCCTGCCACATCGCGGGGGTGCTCGACACCGGGCGTCCGGACTGGTGGAACGCCGGCGAGGTCGATCGCGCTGGCGAGGAGAGCGTTCCCGACAACGTGACGTTCGGAACGATGCCGCCGGTCGAGCTCCGGGCGCTCTACGAGCGCTCGCGCTTCGTCATCGTGCCGCTGCAGCCCACCACCAGCGACAACGGCATCACCTCGATGAACGAGGCGTGGGCCATGGGCAGAGCGGTGATCGTGTCGGCCGTGGAGGGTCAGCGCGACGCCTTCGTACACGGCGTCGAAGGACTGTGGGTTCCTCAGGGCGACGTCGCCGCCCTCCGAAGGGCGATCGTCGAGCTCTGGAACGACCCCGAGCGCGCCGCGGAGATGGGACGGCGGGGCCGAGCTCTTGCCGAGCGCAGGTCGCACGCCGTCTTCAGCGAGGGAATCGGTCGCGTCCTCTCGGAGGTCGCTGGCTCCGAACACGGAGACAAGGAGCGCGCTCGTGACCGTGCGTGA